In Chrysoperla carnea chromosome 2, inChrCarn1.1, whole genome shotgun sequence, the following proteins share a genomic window:
- the LOC123291673 gene encoding UDP-glycosyltransferase UGT5-like has protein sequence MNLHKLILISITLNVVNSARILFLSPSPSYSHSVAYFPIIRELSLRGHQVVSILSDNLNDPKLTNLTEIDVHDHLYGLKDAKYLMDNLMNNPYFDQTKWYHDYSYRIMDHFLQFPGVQELIQHPEKYNFDLVITEWITYQSVIAFADLFKCPLIGISSYTIFLHGHDAIGNPTHPTYIPNAWDQHVDPKSFWDRLKSVYNSVEYRLHYKYYVLPRQNSLVQKYFGDRVTRNIEEIEKDVSLVLTNTNPILHGAYPKVANLIEFGGIHVQKYVPPEKDLQSFLDSAENGFIYFSLGSALRSIFFGDKIINIMLNVFEKLPYKVVWKFESELNVKLNNVYTSKWLPQRAILEHKNCKLFMTQGGLQSAEETIRAGIPLLIIPFFSDQYLNGGRFEQLGMGKRLLRSQITEERIEQAIYEIINNTRYKETVIEISKTLWDQQTKPLDRAIWWIEYVIRHKGAKYLRNPALNAPWYQVQLLDVYLFILSILILAIVIVSFAIRKLYLFMKSKI, from the exons atgaatttacacaaACTAATTCTGATTTCAATCACTTTAAACGTTGTGAATAGTGcacgtattttatttttatcaccaTCACCGTCGTACAGCCACAGTGTTGCATACTTTCCAATAATACGTGAATTATCTTTACGTGGCCATCAAGTTGTTTCGATTTTATCGGATAATTTAAATGATCcgaaattaacaaatttaactgAAATCGATGTACATGATCACTTATATGGGTTAAAAGATGCAAAATACTTGATGGATAATCTAATGAATAATCCATATTTTGATCAAACTAAGTGGTACCATGATTATTCATATAGAATTATGGATCACTTTTTACAATTCCCCGGGGTACAAGAATTAATACAACAtccagaaaaatataattttgatcttGTTATCACAGAATGGATAACTTATCAATCTGTAATTGCATTTgctgatttatttaaatgtccTCTAATTGGAATATCATCGTATACGATATTTCTACATGGACACGATGCAATTGGTAATCCAACACATCCAACTTACATTCCAAATGCTTGGGATCAACATGTGGACCCTAAATCGTTTTGGGATCGTTTAAAAAGTGTTTATAATTCAGTTGAATACAggttacattataaatattatgttttacctCGACAAAATTCGTTggtgcaaaaatattttggggATCGTGTAACGagaaatattgaagaaattGAGAAAGATGTGAGTTTAGTGTTGACGAATACTAATCCAATTTTACATGGAGCGTATCCAAAAGTTGCAAATTTAATTGAGTTTGGAGGAATACATGTGCAAAAATATGTACCACCGGAAAAG gATTTGCAATCGTTTTTAGACTCCGCCGAAAATGGTTTCATTTACTTCAGTTTAGGATCAGCTCTTCGAAGTATTTTCTTTGGTGATAAAATAATCAACATAATGCTaaacgtttttgaaaaattaccttataaagtTGTATGGAAATTTGAATCAGAACTTaatgtaaaattgaataatgtttATACTTCAAAGTGGCTTCCTCAACGTGCAATTTTAG AACACAAAAACTGCAAATTATTCATGACTCAAGGTGGCCTCCAATCCGCTGAAGAAACCATTCGTGCTGGAATACCTTTATTAATCATACCATTTTTCTCTGACCAATATTTAAATGGTGGACGATTCGAACAACTTGGTATGGGAAAGCGATTATTACGATCACAAATAACTGAAGAACGTATAGAGCAAGCAATTTACGAGATCATAAATAATACCAG atacaaaGAAACTGTTatcgaaatatcaaaaacattatGGGATCAACAAACAAAACCTTTGGATCGTGCAATTTGGTGGATTGAATATGTAATACGACATAAAGGTGCTAAATATTTACGGAATCCAGCATTGAATGCTCCATGGTATCAAGTCCAATTATtggatgtttatttatttattttaagtattttgatTTTAGCAATTGTAATCGTTTCTTTTGCAAttcgaaaattgtatttatttatgaaatcgaaaatt